The Solanum dulcamara chromosome 6, daSolDulc1.2, whole genome shotgun sequence genome contains the following window.
GCAGACTTTGAAAACTCTATTGGGGTAGTCTATGGTAAAACGGTCATAATTGTTTACTTAAAATTCTGATTGATGCAAATGTGATGGCGTAGGAAAGATcatatacctttaatttgataggtcatgggctacctagttctttatatcctgaaagttatggtcatttaaagttgacccttgcGAGAACTAATAAGAAAACTTAGACGGTAGGAATGTTTTGAACTTGGCTTGCTATTAGAGGTCCCTTACAACTCTAAACAACATTTGATACATTTGCTATACTTAGTAAAGGACCTCAACAAGCACGTACAAATTAGAAAACATCAAGTTCAGGCTTAAATACATATGGAGAAGGTTTCGAATCTTTACTTAAAAGTTGTGGGgcgttacaatatctctccctttaGCCTTCGAATTAAGATCATGATAGGGAAATAGTTTTTTGTATTTGCACATTGATTCGTGGTTGCTATTCTAATAGAGTTCATAACGCATAACATTTTAGTTTTTATAAAAACTTTATTGCCACTAGATTGTACTGCCAATAGTATTAATACATGTACATTTGCCACTCCTAAGTGTTACTACCATAGGATAAAATAATTAGAAAGACAAAATGGAAATTAAATATCAGCTAATGAAAAAACCAAAATTGCGAACCTATTAAGTTGGTGTTTGACTATAGGATTTGTAGTTTCAATCTGATGTTGATTTGATATTAATGTTTGTGTGTGAATTTCACTTATAgcttcaattttaatttcaaaatcttAAATTCTCTAAAAGTAGGGTTCTAATTATCaagttataatttatttattttaaaaatgtaaaacttgttctataaatttaattttatatatataaaaaaagattcACCATTTTAAAATTTGCAAAAGAAAGACTCCTATTCAATGTGAAAAAATTATTCATACAACATGAAAGCGTAAATTAAAGAATAGTttgctattactattattgattATTagatctttataaaattatgtgttTAAAAATTTGTAATAATATCTAATtggaaatatttatttataaaaaaaatatggaaatatGTGATTTATTTATGTGATGACTTAGGATATTCTGATTCTtgttatgaactatgatttgcTCATTTGATAAGATTGTATACGAGTTAGAAATGCTTGAAGGTTTTCACAAATTACGTGgacttttatatttttgaaaaaaaaaataacttaaaaaattcAGATTATATATTCtaacaaaattataatttcaagtCAACATGATTTCAAATTACTAATTGAAATCATCTCCAAATGAGCCTACAAGAGGATAACAGATGTGAAGGTATTTATGCTTTTGATTaatttgtaaataaataaaataataattaaataatgttAAAAGTTATTGCTAATAACTTTAGACAATAAATTACGCCTATATGTTAGTTTGTTTTTATAGGTATTAACTATTATAACCGGATGCTAATGTTTCCCATGGATGCTTTACAATATGATTGATCAAAGAAGCTAAATCTTaaaattgttcaataaatttgtatattgttttattatgtttatatCAACTGACACCTCCGTATACTAATTGAATTAGAAAGGGaaaaaatatctataaaaaCAATCTTGATGTTGACAATGGAATATTTATTCACCATATAATTTGTCGaccaaattaaattattttcccAGAATAAATATCACATACTTCATCTATTTCACTTTCTTTGTcctatttttttagtttatttaaaaaaaacttatttatttttaataatttttaatttcaacttttcacataacatgtttaagactataaaattaaagagcGTTTTGATGAACATTTTGATGTATTAACATATGTTTAATTTAATactagaaaattttaaaaaaattctttactttattaaattacatgtcaaattaaaatatgacaaataaattGAGATAGAGAGAATACTTATAAAAAATCTAATTACTAGGTCATAAAAATCATTAATTTGATGTTCATAATTGAAGTATTTTTTCGTTGATCGTCGATATTTTTACTCAAAATAGTTACAAAATTTACACAAACAGGCATAGCTAAAATCAATCccacaattttttaaaagttgtaCACTAAttattaaagttaaaaaaacatttttttttaatttttaacaatattttaatttcaacCTTTCACATGATATGTTTAAGACTACAAAATTAAAGAACATTTTAATGTATTTAACATATGTTTAATTTAATACTATGagattcaaaaaaattatttactttattAACGACAcgttaaattaaaatatgacaaacaaattaaaaacagaaaaaatagtaaaaaaaatctaatatcttgatcataaaaattattaatctgATGTCCATAATTGAAGTACTTTTCTTTCTTGATTGATCATCatttttttactcaaaatagttacaaaatttatacaaaacaTGCGTAGCTAAAATCAATCCCACAAAcaaacatttttttatttgattaaaaaatacCCCCTATTGACAAAGACCAATATTTGTGGAGGGGTAGAAATGTAAAGTtgcataaaaaagaaaatgattgAAAATGTTGAAGTTTATCTGCTACTACTATTAATTGTGATGTGAAGTGTTTATATTCTCCTCCTCCACTGAAAAACCAGAGTTGTGCTCCTCCTCTTTGCAGTGAGGGAGAACCAGAAAAAGTGTAAGAGAGAAAACTTGTTCTCTGTCTCTCTTCTTTCTCTATCTATACCTATAGATAACTCTATATTTAGTGAAGGATAAAAAGTGGACAGTGAGAAAGAAACAAGGGAAGGAGATTTTAGCAAAAACCCCATAAAGATTCAATAATTTTTCTGTGTTTTGAGAGATTCAGGAAAACcccattaaaatttaatatcttTCTCTATCTGGGTGTGTCTGGAAATGGCTGAAGGGAAGGGAAACACAAAGAGATTGTCTATAAATCTTTCCCTTTTTGCCCTCACTGATCACAGTAGCAACAACAAATCTCCTAAGAAGTTTGAGGATCCAAATGGTGCTGTTGTTGGACTTGGAATTGTGGCAGCCATGAATAAGAACAGTAACTCTAGTAGTAGAGCTGCAATTATTGCTATATCTCCAAGATCAACTACTTCAAACCCAATCCCAATTTTCACTACGAAAAGTAGTCCTAAGAAGAGGCCCAGTATTGAAAAAATGGAGATGTGTGAGGAGTACACTTGCGTCATTTCTCATGTGGGTACCAATTTGATTAAGAAAAGAGAGTATTTTGATGGTGAATTTATAGGAAACAGCAACTCTAATGCCTACCAGAAAGCTGCTATTGCTGTCAATCATACAGCAAATTTTACAACGGCTGATTTCCTGAATTCTTGCTTTCTTTGCAAGAAGCAGCTTAAGGGGTTGGATATTTTCATGTACAGGTTggaatttcaaattcaatttctgattttttttttacgtATATTCTAATGATTACATGTTACTGATTTCTTTGTTAATACTTTTTTTGGATCTGATATTTAAAGGCTCCAACTCTTGTTTTGGGGAATCCCTGTTTAAATTCCTTGATAAATTTCCATTTTATGTTTCATATCTAAGTATGTTGCTACTTTTTTCTGCATATTCGGCTTTAAGAGGCTTTATGGTCAATTGAATTgatatcaaaatgtgaattgaTATGCTTTTGTTTTCTGGACTGCAAGTACAGAGTTGGATACACAGTCTAGATGATCTTTTATTCGTTCTTGGTGTTTGAGCAAAATGGTTGAATGAATTTAGTCATGCCATACATTGGCTGGATTTTAAGGAGAAAAATGTTTCTTCAATTGTGGACCCTGCAGAACCTTTATATTTTGATGGCTCCATGAATATCTTATCCAGTTTTACTTTTTTCTGTTGTTATCATGGATCTATGCAAGTTCAAACATGTCGAGGAACTTAATCTTTTGCTTGCGATTTACTTTAAACTGTAGTTTTTCCCTCTTGAATCTGATCTGAAATTTGTGGTCGTCCAAGTTTGATTTCAGCAAGGCTCTGTTGGTTTAAGACAATGTTATTTCTTTATGGAATTGTACAGTTTGAAAAGAAGGTGCTCTGGTATTATTAATGAGTTGATTAGTTATGAGTGTTCTCTTCATTTTGGAGGAGTTAGCTTGGGGTGATGTGCATAATAGTTTCCAAATAGAGATCTTAGGAATGAAAAGATTATCAAACATTTGAGGACTGAGCTTGGGAAATCGAAAGTCTTAATGAACAGAATCTTAAAGCTTTTTGATTGTGTGAGGCGTCTTGTCGAAACTTTAAAGTTTTAAGGCCTGGAATTAGACCCCTTTGGTGAGACCCAAAAGTTATTAGCATGCATTCTTGGAACTTTTGTCATGTTATACTTCCTGACCTGCTCTGTGTTAAGTCGGTATTTTGGATACTTATGGACGCTGAGTAGCTCTGCTCAATGCCCTAAGTTCTTGATATCTCTCTATAACAGGGATATTCAGGATCTGTGTGTGTCTACTGTTTCCCATGGCCACCTTAAGATATGTGTACTTCTTGCAACTGTTTCTTTCTTGATCAATTGTAGATCTTGCTGCTGCTTAGGCATCGGTTGCGAATTCTGTAGAATTGATCACAAATGCCATAGTAAATTGGATCCTTATCTACTTCCCATCTTGCTTTCTGGCTTCTATTTGTATTGTTTATCTTGATTAATTAGCAGTAATCTTGGTCCGTTGGCATCTACTTCCAACTTGCATAACTTAATGTTGTATATCATCCATCCATAATATTATAACAAGAGGAATCTTTCTCATATGTTTTGGATTAGGGCATATTTGCTTGAATTACACACTCAAGTCATGTTTCTCTGATTGTCAGTTGCTTACAATCCACTCTACCGGTGTTTCTATCACTACTGATGTTATTTTAATAGCTTAAATAAGCCAATTGCACCAGGGCCTTTTATTCTATTCAGAAGTCTCCTTTAGGTTGCTTGCTGTGAGGAATTGCAGAGTTTGCAATACTTAATTTGCTGGGAGAAGATGATTCTAAGTTTGAGACATTAGAATATCGTTTCCATAATTTTAAGCAAGTTATCTTGAATTGTGACCACAAGATGGTTTTGCGGCaacatattgattatgttcacGTAATGTAAGCTGAGTATTTTAGTTACCTGTTGCTTTCTTTGCTTGCAATTAATTCTCCATCTTATATTCGTCTTGCTAGTTGTAAACTTGTTGCTGCATTATTAAGTTGGCCTTGCTGGAAATCTTTTAGTTAGCTTTCTTTGTCAACacaatttttcaattttataatGTGTGAAGCTTTTAGGTGGGAAAATTTCACATGTTTTTTGTTTGTTCACTAAATTTAGGCAGTTTCCTCCAGGTAATATGTGAGAGGAATCTCCAATACATCTTGTTTCTATATGCATGTGGTCTGTATTACTTTATTCAGGGAATATCTTATAGGTTAAAAATACATCTTTCTCTTCTAATCTGTTAATAGGAAAAATCTTTCTTTTATGAACAAAGATCCATTTTTTTCCCGTCTTTCGACTTGAAAATAACAAGTTCTACCCTTTACTATTTGCAGAGGGGAGAAGGCATTTTGTAGTGCAGAATGTCGTTGCACACAGATATCAATCGATGAACACAGAGAGAAATGTGGTTCTGGAGCCATGAAATCGCTCAGTGACTACTCTGTTTCTCCTTGCTCGGGTCCAATGCAGTTTTTCACTGGTGTAGCCGTGGCATAACTCAAAAATCCCGTATGGTTTACCCCCAACgttacataatatataaataaataaaaagttataTCGGTTTTGAAAGGTACCTGAATAAGAATTGGTACCGACGGGCTTAAGAGAGATGGTAGATATTTATGTCAAGGACACATCCTGAGCAGGCAATCTCTATAATTCAAAGGAGTATGAAAAAATATTCTGGGAAAGAAAGCATGTAATGAAGTTTGTTATAAGCTGGTAAACAGGTATTACGTTTTAAACATAAGTTGGAAATCAAATAACACaccattttgagtcttgatttctcttatttattttggtttcCATTCAGTGTTCAGTACCCGCATTGGATTTCGACTAATTCGAATTCGCACTGCGTAGGGTTCAGTTGAAGGGGAAACACTTCCTATCAAGGGtttttttatatctaaaatttgaattcgagatctctGATTAAGGGGGGAATAATTTCATTCACTCATATCCTTTGGTGGTTGATTTCTCTTATTTCACGTCTGTGCACTGGCCCTATAATGCTCTTTTCACATGACTGACTAACAACAaactattataaaataaattagtttagaaaaataaaaaggagagAGTAGGAGATAAATATAAAGAGTATATGAGAAAGAGAATTCGTGTGTCTATGCATTTATgttgtcaaaatttgacaatttatagcaaagaaaagaaagcaagTTGGACAACTTGTCTAGTGGGCCTTACTTCATCAATTTGCCTAGTGGGTTCCACCAAAATGACATCCACTTCTTTATAACACTCCTCCTTGGATATCCACGTGAaatgtgtctcattaaaaattttacaagaaataatatacatagttatcgtAAACATCCATAAATATTGTACCTCGTTAAAATCTTACAAGAAAAAActagtgggaaaaagcctagtgaaggaaaaagagtacacacatctggtaatatgTCTTGAGTGCTGtttcattaaaaaccttatcaggaaaaactcagtgggacaaaatcttgattaagaaaaaaagagtacagtaagtattttactccccctgatgaaaacttcatttgatattttggagacgatacattccaaccttatatcttagcttctcaaaagttgatgttagtaatgcctttgtgaataaatttgcaagattatcacttaaacaaacttgttgtacatcaatatcacaattcttttggagatcatgtatgaagaataatttttgtgaaatatgtttcgttctaaCTCCTTTTATAAagtcacctttcaattgagctatacacacaacattgtcttcgaatataactgtaggtattttgacatcattttacaggccgcatctttctttgatgaactgtatcatcgatctcaactaCACACATTCtttacttgcttcatgaattactattatttcagcatgatttaaagaagtagcaacaatagactgctttgtagatcatcatgatatagcagttccttcgtatgtaaatagatagcctgtttgtaattgagctttatgtgggtctgataaataacatgcatctgcataactaataaggtttgcacaacctttgttagtataaaacaaatccatatcaatggtaccctttaggtatcgcaaaatatgtttaataCTGTTCTAATGCCTTTGCATTGGGGATGAATTATACCTTGCcaacaaattaacagaaaatgttataccAGGCCtgattgcgttagcaagatacataagtgcaccaatagcactgagatatggtacttcaggaccaagaagttcttcatcctcttctgtaggtcgaaatggatctttttccacttcaagtgatcgaacaaccattggagtattTAATGGATGTGTTTTTTCCATGTAAAatcgttttaagattttcttagtATAGGCAtattggtggacaaagaccaCATCTATTAAATGTTTAATTTGCAGAtccagacaaagttttgtctttccaagatctttcatctcaaattctttctttagatattcaatcaccttttggacctcttcaggggttccaatgagatttatgtcatcaacataaacggcgagtataacaaactctgattctattttcttaataaaaatacatggacaaatgacattatttatataaccttcatttatcaaggactcactaaggcgattataccacatacaccctgattgtttcaaaccatataatgatcttttcaatttattaagtacatctcccgagacttattacatgctttagacaattttaatccttctgggattttcatgtaaatttcattatcaagtgaaccataaaggtaagctgtaactacatccattagatgtatttcatgatttttatgtatatctAAACTGAtaagatatcgaaaagttattccatccataacaggtgaatatgttttttcatagttgaccccgagTCTTTGAAAGAattcttgtgcaacaaggcgtgccttgtatcttacaatttcatttctctcatttcatttttgcacaaaaacccatttatagccaactggttttacaccttcaggggtttggactacaggttcAAAagcctcacgtttagcaagtgagtctaattctgattgaattgccttttgccattctggccaatcacatctacgtcgacattcttcgacggatttaggctcaatactttcactatcttgcatgaggttaagtgcaatattatatgcaaaaatattatccaccgtaattttcaatcgatctaaatttatttcatcaccggtagaacttattgaaagttcttcattcacttgagtctcgggttcactgatttcttcaggaatatcaggattactcaaatcttgaccttcttcaagaggttcttttgtagtatcatttttgttattcctcacgcttctctttctaggatttttatcctttgaacccaatgatctaccacgcttcaggagtgtttggaattcagaagctatgatactagtagatggtacttttgggacatcaatccgaaCAAGCACATttactgcagggatatgtgacttagttatccgttgcaaatcagtaaatgcatatggtatttgatttgctattttgtATAAgtagatgatcttctggacctcctactcacatgtgcgggtacgtggatcaaaatgagatagtgaagaaactttccacgcaatttctctttcggattcctttttctctccccctaattgcGGGAatgttgtttcatcaaacctaCAATCTacaaatcgagcagtaaataagtTTTGTGTCAATAGTtaaaggtatcgaattatggagggtgagtcaaacccaacatagatgcccaaccttcgtttaGGGGGCCATCTTtatacgttgtggtggtgctacaaaCGCGTGTACCGCACAATAAAAAATTTGTAGAAGGaatatatttggctcatgaccaaatactagttgtgatggagagtatttattataatttgtcagtctgagacgtacaagtgctgctacatgtaagatagcatgatcccaaacaataattgacaattttgttttcattagtagaggtcgtgctatcaattgtaggcacttaataaatgactctgcaa
Protein-coding sequences here:
- the LOC129891217 gene encoding FCS-Like Zinc finger 14-like, whose translation is MAEGKGNTKRLSINLSLFALTDHSSNNKSPKKFEDPNGAVVGLGIVAAMNKNSNSSSRAAIIAISPRSTTSNPIPIFTTKSSPKKRPSIEKMEMCEEYTCVISHVGTNLIKKREYFDGEFIGNSNSNAYQKAAIAVNHTANFTTADFLNSCFLCKKQLKGLDIFMYRGEKAFCSAECRCTQISIDEHREKCGSGAMKSLSDYSVSPCSGPMQFFTGVAVA